From the genome of Trueperaceae bacterium, one region includes:
- a CDS encoding carbohydrate kinase family protein gives MPELVGVGHICQDHLCVVEAYPPEDGSTRITEIEFQGGGAAATATVAAARLGIDAALIGNLGADRIGDEIADELLREGVDISAVDRLEGVRSLSSYVMICPTRGTRTKFPFKDRMPPIAWSERQREVLSGAKVLHLDGTHYENAVRAAALAKDHGVTVSLDGSTRQSDNALNRRLAGMADVLITNSVYPMLVSGKGSLSEALLEMSTWGPEFVAATVGQDGVYAVLGGEVRHYPAFSVAVVDTTGAGDVFHGAFLAARLRGKGVEECIRFAQYAAGKKCGQMGGRRGIPDWATVESGLEASNAKNATPKQATPKEVTK, from the coding sequence GTGCCGGAGCTGGTCGGGGTTGGTCACATCTGCCAGGACCACCTCTGCGTCGTCGAGGCGTACCCGCCCGAGGACGGCTCCACGCGCATCACGGAGATCGAGTTCCAGGGCGGCGGCGCCGCGGCTACCGCCACCGTGGCGGCCGCCCGGTTGGGGATCGACGCCGCGCTGATAGGCAACCTCGGCGCTGATCGCATCGGCGACGAGATCGCCGACGAGCTCCTGCGGGAGGGGGTGGACATCTCCGCCGTCGATCGCCTGGAGGGCGTCAGGAGCCTCTCCTCCTACGTGATGATCTGCCCCACGCGGGGTACCCGCACGAAGTTCCCCTTCAAGGACCGCATGCCGCCCATCGCGTGGAGCGAGCGCCAGCGAGAGGTGCTGAGCGGAGCCAAGGTCCTGCACCTTGACGGGACCCACTACGAGAACGCCGTGCGGGCCGCCGCACTCGCGAAGGACCACGGCGTGACCGTCTCGCTCGACGGCTCCACGCGGCAGAGCGACAACGCGCTGAACCGCAGGCTCGCCGGCATGGCCGACGTCCTCATCACCAACTCCGTGTACCCCATGCTCGTCTCCGGCAAGGGGAGCTTGAGCGAGGCCCTCCTGGAGATGAGCACGTGGGGGCCGGAGTTCGTGGCCGCCACGGTCGGCCAGGACGGCGTCTACGCGGTCCTTGGGGGCGAGGTGAGGCACTACCCGGCCTTCAGCGTGGCGGTGGTGGACACCACCGGCGCGGGCGACGTGTTCCACGGCGCCTTCCTGGCGGCGCGCCTGCGAGGGAAGGGCGTGGAGGAGTGCATCCGGTTCGCGCAGTACGCCGCGGGGAAGAAGTGTGGGCAGATGGGTGGACGTCGGGGGATCCCGGACTGGGCGACGGTCGAGTCCGGGCTCGAGGCAAGCAACGCGAAGAACGCAACGCCGAAGCAAGCAACACCCAAGGAGGTAACGAAGTGA
- a CDS encoding succinylglutamate desuccinylase/aspartoacylase family protein: MDPFRLEDVSVAPGTTGMTNLHVGRLSSGHDLAIPVHVVHGSRPGKTLMVVAAIHGEEIYATKVIKELLAATDPKSLSGTLLLVPVGNPLSLEQETRNTPFDMLNMNRVFPGKKDGWISERLAAALADLVPRCTAVIHIDGGSVERLIHYIYIKESQDEWAKQTHELSRLFGLKVAYRGPFFEGSLTAYAAQLGVPCIVPEIGGSLLMQNGEYMQEALRGVRNIMVHYGMVAGEVVLPDSQVVMTKRTLIRIPTGGIFVPHVGLAELNVPLAKDTVLGTIFDPYTLEETGRILAPWDDAIIFQMRALMSAVQPGDYAYIIGDGQSAVPLRPLA; encoded by the coding sequence ATGGACCCGTTCAGACTCGAAGACGTGAGCGTAGCTCCGGGCACAACCGGGATGACCAACCTGCACGTTGGCAGGCTGTCGAGCGGCCACGACCTGGCGATCCCCGTCCACGTCGTGCACGGCTCGCGGCCCGGCAAGACCTTGATGGTCGTGGCCGCCATCCACGGCGAGGAGATCTACGCCACCAAGGTGATCAAGGAGCTCCTCGCGGCCACCGATCCCAAGTCGCTGTCCGGTACGTTGCTGCTGGTACCGGTCGGCAACCCGCTCTCGCTCGAGCAGGAGACCAGGAACACGCCGTTCGACATGCTCAACATGAACCGCGTGTTCCCCGGCAAGAAGGACGGGTGGATCTCCGAGCGCCTGGCGGCGGCCCTGGCCGACCTCGTCCCGCGCTGCACGGCTGTGATCCACATCGACGGCGGCTCAGTGGAGCGCCTGATCCACTACATCTACATCAAGGAGTCGCAGGACGAGTGGGCCAAGCAGACGCACGAGCTGTCGCGGCTCTTCGGCCTGAAGGTCGCCTACCGCGGACCGTTCTTCGAGGGCTCCCTCACCGCGTACGCGGCCCAGCTCGGCGTGCCGTGCATCGTTCCGGAGATAGGCGGAAGCCTGCTCATGCAGAACGGCGAGTACATGCAGGAAGCGCTGCGTGGGGTCCGCAACATCATGGTCCACTACGGCATGGTCGCCGGAGAGGTCGTCCTGCCGGACTCCCAGGTGGTCATGACCAAGCGCACCCTCATCCGCATACCGACCGGCGGGATCTTCGTGCCGCACGTCGGTCTGGCGGAGCTCAACGTGCCCCTGGCGAAGGACACCGTGCTGGGCACCATCTTCGACCCCTACACGCTCGAGGAGACGGGGCGCATCCTGGCGCCGTGGGACGACGCGATCATCTTCCAGATGCGCGCCCTGATGTCGGCCGTCCAACCGGGCGACTACGCGTACATCATCGGCGACGGCCAATCGGCCGTGCCGCTGAGACCGCTGGCCTGA
- a CDS encoding amidohydrolase family protein, with the protein MVIDFHTHIQPRTDVDHFLAEMDKEGIQLSVVLALGQDQEELEESNRLIASLVEKHPSRLAGFASVTPTRKNAVKDFEELVKNHGFRGLKLHPPIQHFSIDDPRVSPLMEKCAELDLPVLFHTGGVFLREGVIRFGDPILIDELAIRHPNTTMIIAHGNPFGPDPYIAGKHPNVYLDTTLTFAQIARLIPRVGPEMIDWMRSDDKILYGSDANPNRTWRFKYNLDPIREMDVSEESRAKILGGTARKLLKLD; encoded by the coding sequence GTGGTAATCGACTTTCACACCCACATACAGCCGAGGACTGACGTCGATCACTTCCTCGCCGAGATGGACAAGGAGGGCATCCAGCTCTCCGTCGTCCTAGCGCTCGGTCAGGACCAGGAGGAGTTGGAGGAGTCCAACCGCCTGATCGCCTCGCTCGTCGAGAAGCACCCGAGCAGGCTCGCCGGCTTCGCTTCCGTCACCCCCACCCGCAAGAACGCCGTCAAGGACTTCGAGGAGCTGGTCAAGAACCACGGCTTCCGCGGCCTGAAGCTCCACCCACCCATCCAGCACTTCTCGATCGACGACCCCCGCGTCTCTCCGCTCATGGAGAAGTGCGCCGAGCTCGACCTGCCGGTCCTGTTCCACACGGGCGGGGTGTTCCTGCGCGAGGGCGTGATCCGCTTCGGCGACCCGATCCTCATCGACGAGCTCGCCATCCGGCATCCGAACACCACCATGATCATCGCGCACGGCAACCCGTTCGGCCCGGACCCCTACATCGCCGGCAAGCACCCGAACGTCTACCTGGACACGACGCTGACGTTCGCGCAGATCGCTAGGCTCATCCCGCGCGTCGGCCCCGAGATGATCGACTGGATGCGCTCGGACGACAAGATCCTCTACGGCTCCGACGCCAACCCGAACCGCACGTGGCGCTTCAAGTACAACCTCGACCCCATCCGCGAGATGGACGTTAGCGAGGAGTCGCGCGCCAAGATCCTGGGCGGCACCGCCCGCAAGCTGCTCAAGCTCGACTGA
- a CDS encoding amidohydrolase family protein — translation MIIDFHTHVQPGTDLEAFLAEMDAQGIDISVIQSLGADQETLDKANPHIEKVVAQHPDRLIGFASVMPTHKNAVKDLQALIASGFKGLKLHPPIQHFSVDDPRLAPLMDKCAELRIPVLFHTGGVFLRTGVIRFGDSLLFDELAIRHPDTTIIMAHGQPFSHDPYIVGKHPNVYMDTSVRFTNIARLIPNIGPELLSWIRSDDKVIYGSDASPTKLWRFKHNLDPIKEMAFTDEARTKILSGTAKRLLGL, via the coding sequence GTGATCATTGACTTTCACACCCACGTGCAGCCCGGCACCGACCTGGAGGCCTTCCTGGCGGAGATGGACGCCCAGGGGATCGACATCTCGGTCATCCAGTCGTTGGGGGCCGACCAGGAGACGCTCGACAAGGCCAACCCCCACATCGAGAAGGTGGTGGCTCAACATCCGGACAGGTTGATCGGCTTCGCGTCCGTGATGCCGACGCACAAGAACGCCGTGAAGGACCTGCAAGCGCTCATCGCCTCCGGCTTCAAGGGCCTGAAGCTCCACCCGCCCATCCAGCACTTCTCCGTGGACGACCCGCGCCTGGCCCCGCTCATGGACAAGTGCGCGGAGCTGCGCATACCCGTGCTCTTCCACACGGGCGGCGTCTTCCTGAGGACGGGCGTCATCCGCTTCGGTGATTCGCTGCTCTTCGACGAGCTGGCCATCCGGCACCCGGACACCACGATCATCATGGCGCACGGCCAGCCGTTCTCCCACGACCCCTACATCGTGGGCAAGCACCCCAACGTGTACATGGACACCTCCGTGCGCTTCACGAACATCGCGCGGTTGATCCCCAACATCGGTCCGGAGCTGCTGAGCTGGATCAGGTCGGACGACAAGGTCATCTACGGCTCCGACGCCAGCCCCACGAAGCTCTGGCGGTTCAAGCACAACCTCGATCCGATCAAGGAGATGGCCTTCACCGATGAGGCGCGCACGAAGATCCTGAGCGGCACGGCCAAGCGCCTGCTGGGGCTGTGA
- a CDS encoding GntR family transcriptional regulator, whose amino-acid sequence MTSHTGKHTTKRKNLTEHIVSVLTERIIQGTYPPGAPLREIEIADDLGVSRSPLREALRVLSQQGLVEIAPGKGARVAPLTVRAAGEFYDVRAVLEAYCTRLAVEVCSDEQLAQLMEAFANLEKAAAEGNIKDFQSQNTDFHLLLYSFCQNKTLVSLVDTFWKRGARYSRLLRLDSGRSTGILERKRELVRLIWSRDAYGAAECVRGIILSGKVQVAAVIAAGVPFTYGEWAKTRQRVSEAGLTK is encoded by the coding sequence ATGACTTCGCATACCGGTAAGCACACGACCAAGAGGAAGAACCTCACGGAGCACATCGTGTCCGTGCTTACCGAGCGCATAATCCAAGGTACCTATCCTCCCGGTGCGCCCCTGCGCGAGATAGAGATAGCCGATGACCTGGGTGTCAGCAGGTCTCCGCTGCGCGAGGCTCTACGGGTGCTGTCGCAGCAAGGGCTGGTCGAGATCGCCCCGGGCAAGGGCGCCAGGGTCGCGCCGTTGACCGTGAGGGCGGCTGGAGAGTTCTACGACGTCCGTGCCGTTCTAGAGGCCTACTGCACCCGGCTCGCGGTCGAGGTGTGCTCCGACGAGCAGTTGGCACAGCTCATGGAGGCCTTCGCCAACCTCGAGAAGGCGGCCGCTGAAGGCAACATCAAGGACTTCCAGTCCCAGAACACCGACTTCCACCTCCTCCTCTACTCCTTCTGCCAGAACAAGACGCTGGTGTCCCTCGTTGACACGTTCTGGAAGCGCGGCGCGCGCTACTCGCGGTTGCTGCGTCTCGATAGCGGCAGGTCGACGGGGATCCTCGAGCGGAAGCGGGAGTTGGTCAGGTTGATCTGGAGCCGGGACGCCTACGGGGCGGCCGAGTGCGTGCGCGGCATCATCCTCTCGGGCAAGGTGCAGGTGGCGGCGGTGATCGCCGCGGGAGTCCCGTTCACGTACGGGGAGTGGGCCAAGACGCGGCAGCGCGTATCCGAGGCGGGTCTCACCAAGTAA
- a CDS encoding M20/M25/M40 family metallo-hydrolase, protein MSLDDALAKLYEHIDRNFDGYLEEIKRLVRQPSVAAQNWGVQEAATMVRDMIRDLGSKDVRLVEYESGSPVVYGRLDSEDPDAGTLIVYCLYDVQPPEPLEEWNVEPFSADIVDVAGYGPCVVGRGITNSKGPLVNFFSAVKSMQAVLGYTPINLIFVIEGEEEVGSQNLKRFVPEHADELRVADGVYLPGLRQDENGKPKVLLGNKGIAYFELEIKGGDWGGPRSVDIHGMNGAWIDNPVWRLVHALSTLRTADGQVLVKGFYDDVLPPGDTDRQLLDRLLTTFDTQMFAERADVARFTDGLEGRALMEKFLFTPSFNIDGIFGGYTGPGQKTIVPYRVRVKIDVRMVPNMNGDKIIQSVLDHLAEHGYPEVSVTFSEVTPFSKSDPDSDLARAAVVAMDKAGHTNGEIWPIYPGSGPAYLFTNEYLNVPFIAYGLGHGGLIHAPNEYAVVEGLKDNIKSVCATFVEYLRIGDEKNGNN, encoded by the coding sequence ATGAGCCTCGACGATGCCCTGGCCAAGCTCTACGAGCATATCGACCGGAACTTCGACGGCTACCTCGAGGAGATCAAGAGGCTCGTGCGGCAGCCGAGCGTCGCCGCGCAGAACTGGGGCGTGCAGGAAGCCGCCACCATGGTCCGCGACATGATCCGCGACCTCGGGTCGAAGGACGTGCGCCTGGTCGAGTACGAGAGCGGCAGCCCCGTCGTCTACGGGCGCCTCGACAGCGAGGACCCCGACGCCGGCACCCTCATCGTCTACTGCCTGTACGACGTCCAGCCGCCCGAGCCCCTCGAGGAGTGGAACGTCGAGCCCTTCAGCGCCGACATCGTGGACGTCGCCGGGTACGGACCGTGCGTCGTCGGGCGCGGCATCACCAACTCCAAGGGCCCGCTCGTCAACTTCTTCAGCGCCGTCAAGTCCATGCAGGCCGTCCTCGGCTACACGCCCATCAACCTCATCTTCGTCATCGAGGGCGAGGAGGAGGTCGGCAGCCAGAACCTCAAGCGGTTCGTCCCAGAGCACGCGGACGAGCTGCGCGTCGCGGACGGCGTCTACCTCCCCGGCCTGCGCCAGGACGAGAACGGCAAGCCCAAGGTCCTGCTCGGCAACAAGGGCATCGCCTACTTCGAGCTCGAGATCAAGGGCGGCGACTGGGGCGGACCCCGCAGCGTCGACATCCACGGCATGAACGGCGCGTGGATCGACAACCCGGTGTGGCGCCTCGTTCACGCCCTCTCCACCCTGCGCACCGCCGACGGCCAGGTCCTCGTCAAGGGCTTCTACGACGACGTGCTGCCCCCCGGCGACACGGACAGGCAGCTGCTCGACCGCCTGCTCACGACGTTCGACACGCAGATGTTCGCCGAGCGCGCCGACGTCGCCCGCTTCACGGACGGCCTCGAGGGCAGGGCGTTGATGGAGAAGTTCCTCTTCACCCCCTCCTTCAACATCGACGGCATCTTCGGCGGCTACACCGGCCCCGGTCAGAAGACCATCGTCCCCTACCGCGTGCGCGTCAAGATCGACGTCCGGATGGTCCCGAACATGAACGGCGACAAGATCATCCAGAGCGTCCTCGACCACCTCGCGGAGCACGGCTACCCGGAAGTCAGCGTCACGTTCAGCGAGGTGACGCCGTTCTCCAAGTCAGACCCGGACTCCGACCTGGCCCGCGCGGCCGTCGTCGCCATGGACAAGGCGGGCCACACCAACGGCGAGATCTGGCCCATCTACCCCGGCTCCGGCCCCGCGTACCTCTTCACCAACGAGTACCTGAACGTCCCCTTCATCGCGTACGGCCTCGGGCACGGTGGGCTCATCCACGCCCCCAACGAGTACGCCGTCGTAGAAGGCCTCAAGGACAACATCAAGTCGGTCTGCGCCACGTTCGTCGAGTACCTCCGCATCGGAGACGAGAAGAATGGGAACAACTGA
- a CDS encoding ABC transporter permease, with protein MSRPAGGQKRPGYSKALLRRPAAALSVAFLLVLAVAAVAAPYLAPHDPARQSLRSRLLPPVPLVGSEQTHALGTDQLGRDVLSRLIHGARVSLLVGLSVVVIAASIGTGLGLAAGYLGGRVDAVLMRTVDIFLAFPFLLLAIVFMATLGPGLKNIVFVLALTGWLDYARTVRAQVLALRETEYVTAAEALGVVKSGVMWRHIFPNILASVIVIASLQVGAVIVAEASLTFLGLGVPPAIPTWGTMLATGRQYMSSAWWLATLPGVAITLTVLAVNTIGDWLRDARDPYL; from the coding sequence ATGAGCCGGCCCGCGGGCGGGCAGAAGCGGCCCGGTTACTCCAAGGCGTTGCTGAGGAGGCCGGCAGCGGCGCTCTCCGTGGCGTTCCTCCTCGTGTTGGCCGTCGCGGCCGTCGCCGCGCCGTACCTCGCTCCGCACGACCCGGCCAGGCAGAGCCTCCGCAGCCGGCTCCTCCCGCCCGTGCCGTTGGTCGGCAGCGAGCAGACGCACGCCCTCGGCACCGACCAGTTGGGCCGCGACGTCCTCAGTCGGCTCATCCACGGCGCCCGCGTATCGCTGCTGGTCGGGCTGTCCGTGGTGGTCATCGCGGCGAGCATAGGGACGGGCCTCGGGCTGGCCGCCGGCTACTTGGGCGGCCGGGTCGACGCCGTGCTCATGCGTACCGTCGACATCTTCTTGGCGTTCCCGTTCTTGCTGCTCGCCATCGTCTTCATGGCGACCCTGGGACCTGGTCTCAAGAACATCGTCTTCGTGCTCGCCCTGACCGGCTGGCTCGACTACGCCCGGACCGTCAGGGCTCAGGTCCTGGCGCTGCGCGAGACCGAGTACGTGACGGCCGCCGAGGCCCTAGGGGTGGTCAAGTCGGGCGTCATGTGGCGGCATATCTTCCCGAACATCCTCGCCTCCGTGATCGTGATCGCCAGCCTCCAGGTCGGCGCCGTCATCGTGGCCGAGGCCTCGTTGACCTTCCTGGGGTTGGGTGTTCCGCCCGCCATCCCGACCTGGGGCACCATGTTGGCCACCGGGCGGCAGTACATGTCGTCCGCATGGTGGCTCGCCACGCTGCCCGGCGTGGCCATAACGTTGACCGTTCTGGCGGTCAACACCATCGGGGACTGGCTCAGGGACGCTCGCGACCCTTACCTCTAG
- a CDS encoding extracellular solute-binding protein, which produces MKRTVLTALAALLAFVGLAQAQSDPSVTGTLVIYTTTYDIEYKLIIEQGFQGKYPNVKVESVQAGAGELKTRIRSEAANPQADVMFGGLSYADAGLGLWEEYVSSTDASLPESMRNTSGYLTWMTIQLENLLVSYDAAKRAGIDADEITGFRSLLDPRLKGKLIWADPSASSSAWNMLATMLVTMGGYESDAAWEYVDQLLANGLVIGSSSSIPFRSVYEGEYVVGLTYEAPAVSYYEAGFDDTVKIVYMEEGTSAFPFASAIVKGARNLDLAKLFMDYVVSDEAQTLWATSTARQANTTIPTTNPYLTDAADILIVDSDHQYLSDHREEILARFQALYVKHNN; this is translated from the coding sequence GTGAAGCGCACCGTCCTGACAGCACTAGCAGCCCTGTTGGCCTTCGTCGGCCTGGCTCAGGCCCAGAGCGACCCGTCCGTGACCGGCACGCTGGTCATCTACACGACCACCTACGACATCGAGTACAAGCTCATCATCGAGCAGGGCTTCCAGGGCAAGTACCCGAACGTGAAGGTGGAGTCGGTGCAAGCGGGCGCCGGCGAGCTGAAGACGCGCATCCGCTCCGAGGCCGCCAACCCTCAGGCCGACGTCATGTTCGGTGGGCTCAGCTACGCGGACGCCGGCCTGGGCCTCTGGGAAGAGTACGTGTCCTCCACGGACGCCAGCCTGCCCGAGTCCATGCGGAACACGAGCGGTTACCTGACGTGGATGACCATCCAGCTCGAGAACCTGCTCGTCAGCTACGACGCCGCCAAGCGCGCCGGCATCGACGCGGACGAGATCACGGGCTTCCGCTCCCTCCTCGACCCCCGGTTGAAGGGCAAGCTCATCTGGGCCGACCCCTCGGCGTCCTCGTCCGCCTGGAACATGCTGGCCACGATGTTGGTGACCATGGGCGGCTACGAGAGCGACGCGGCGTGGGAGTACGTCGACCAGCTCCTCGCCAACGGCCTGGTCATCGGTTCCAGCTCCAGCATCCCCTTCCGCTCCGTGTACGAGGGCGAGTACGTCGTCGGCCTCACCTACGAGGCGCCGGCCGTGTCGTACTACGAGGCCGGGTTCGACGACACCGTCAAGATCGTGTACATGGAGGAGGGCACCTCGGCCTTCCCCTTCGCCTCCGCGATCGTCAAGGGCGCGCGCAACCTGGACCTCGCCAAGCTGTTCATGGACTACGTCGTCTCCGACGAGGCGCAGACGTTGTGGGCCACCTCGACGGCGCGTCAGGCGAACACCACCATCCCGACGACCAACCCGTACCTGACGGACGCGGCCGACATCCTCATCGTCGACTCCGATCATCAGTACCTGAGCGACCACCGGGAGGAGATCCTGGCGCGGTTCCAGGCGCTGTACGTCAAGCACAACAACTGA
- a CDS encoding ABC transporter substrate-binding protein produces the protein MALALGGFAAAQGQREVVVGLAGDPPGGDPHKARGAQGGHILFNLHAGLVELSGDMERVSPMLASSWEQLDALTWRFQLREGLAFHNGEPFNAAAVEYSFKRLMDPDAVRLNSDFPNFEAVEAVEDYVVEVRLKAPVPSFLAVLAGFLVVPPQYTSSVSEEQYALNPVGIGPYKFVSWQPGQPFVMEAFDGYWAGRPAVDRLVFRPIPEASTRLAELLAGTVDIIAAPNYDDLKQIDGNAATRVEAAPGRRTVFLNMDHIAGLEPLQDARVRQAIAHAVDRQLLIDTLLGGYGEPLATLWRSDMFGYDPTLEPYAYDPDESARLLSEAGYPDGFAVRMLTSEIVINKGLEVAEAVASMLTDVGIVTEVVVVPDQVRRNMYIANVNRDNLQPGEVEPMWLANWGAGIPDATSALLGLLHTSGTSSFTRIPELDARIDAFASEGDDAVRLGMAHDLQDYLYAEMLQVPLFLQANLYGVNERLDWSARKDEYVLGMDISIR, from the coding sequence GTGGCTCTCGCGCTGGGCGGCTTCGCCGCCGCGCAGGGGCAGCGGGAGGTCGTGGTAGGCCTCGCCGGCGATCCCCCGGGCGGCGACCCGCACAAGGCCCGCGGGGCTCAGGGTGGACACATCCTCTTCAACCTGCATGCCGGGCTCGTGGAGCTCAGCGGTGACATGGAGAGGGTGTCTCCCATGCTCGCCTCGTCCTGGGAGCAGCTCGACGCGCTCACCTGGCGCTTCCAGCTGCGGGAGGGTCTCGCCTTCCACAACGGCGAGCCCTTCAACGCCGCCGCGGTCGAGTACTCGTTCAAGCGCCTCATGGACCCCGACGCGGTCCGCCTGAACTCCGACTTCCCCAACTTCGAGGCGGTCGAAGCGGTGGAGGACTACGTAGTCGAGGTCCGGCTCAAGGCCCCGGTCCCCAGCTTCCTGGCGGTGTTGGCCGGCTTCCTCGTCGTGCCCCCGCAGTACACCTCCTCCGTCTCCGAGGAGCAGTACGCGCTCAACCCGGTAGGCATCGGCCCCTACAAGTTCGTCAGCTGGCAGCCGGGGCAGCCGTTCGTGATGGAAGCGTTCGACGGCTACTGGGCGGGTAGGCCGGCCGTGGACCGCCTGGTGTTCCGTCCGATCCCGGAAGCGTCGACGCGCCTGGCGGAGCTCCTCGCCGGTACGGTCGACATCATCGCAGCCCCGAACTACGACGACCTGAAGCAGATAGACGGCAACGCTGCCACCCGGGTGGAGGCCGCGCCCGGTAGGCGCACCGTCTTCTTGAACATGGACCACATCGCGGGCCTGGAGCCGCTGCAAGACGCCCGCGTTCGCCAAGCCATCGCCCACGCCGTTGACAGGCAGCTCCTGATCGACACGCTGCTCGGCGGCTACGGCGAGCCGTTGGCCACCCTGTGGCGCTCGGACATGTTCGGCTACGATCCGACGCTGGAGCCCTACGCCTACGATCCCGACGAGTCGGCGCGCTTGCTGAGCGAGGCCGGTTACCCGGACGGCTTCGCCGTGCGGATGCTCACCAGCGAGATCGTCATCAACAAGGGCCTGGAGGTCGCGGAGGCGGTCGCGTCGATGCTCACGGACGTGGGCATAGTCACGGAGGTCGTCGTCGTGCCCGATCAGGTCAGGCGCAACATGTACATCGCCAACGTCAACCGCGACAACCTCCAGCCCGGCGAGGTCGAGCCCATGTGGCTTGCCAACTGGGGCGCCGGCATCCCGGACGCCACGAGCGCCCTGCTCGGGCTGCTACACACCTCCGGCACGTCCTCGTTCACGAGGATCCCCGAGCTGGACGCCCGGATCGACGCCTTCGCCTCGGAAGGCGACGACGCGGTCCGCCTGGGCATGGCCCACGACCTCCAGGACTACCTGTACGCCGAGATGCTGCAGGTCCCGCTCTTCCTCCAGGCGAACCTGTACGGCGTCAACGAACGCCTCGACTGGTCCGCGCGGAAGGACGAGTACGTGCTTGGGATGGACATCTCCATCCGCTAG
- a CDS encoding ABC transporter permease, protein MAEYLAGRLVQALLVILAVTALAFVLLRVVGDPARLLMSPEGSMADLESIRRALGLDAPLWLQFVRFLRGLVSGDVGTSYTFGLPAFQLVFQRVPYTVLLTMGALLVGVPGGIALGVTAAVNRGSAVDTVATNLAVLGRAVPNFWLAIILILLFGVQLRWLPPSGSGTFRHLIMPAITLATGLAAIVARLTRSSMLEVLRADFVRTAYAKGQTPMKVVYRHAFRNALLPVVTIVGLQMGHLLGGAIITETIFAWPGIGRLLIQSINDYDYPVVQAAVLVIAFGFVALNLLVDLLYALIDPRVTYR, encoded by the coding sequence ATGGCGGAGTACCTCGCGGGGCGCCTCGTCCAAGCGCTGCTCGTGATCCTCGCGGTGACGGCCTTGGCCTTCGTGCTCCTCAGGGTGGTCGGCGACCCTGCGCGGCTGCTCATGAGCCCGGAAGGGTCCATGGCCGACCTGGAGTCGATCAGGCGCGCGCTGGGGCTGGACGCGCCCCTGTGGCTACAGTTCGTGCGGTTCCTCAGGGGCCTGGTCTCTGGCGACGTCGGCACGTCGTACACCTTCGGCCTCCCGGCCTTCCAGTTGGTCTTCCAGAGGGTCCCTTACACCGTGCTGCTCACCATGGGCGCGCTCTTGGTCGGGGTCCCCGGCGGCATCGCGCTCGGGGTCACGGCGGCCGTGAACCGCGGCTCCGCCGTCGACACGGTGGCCACGAACCTGGCCGTGCTGGGCCGCGCCGTCCCCAACTTCTGGCTGGCCATCATCCTCATCCTCTTGTTCGGCGTGCAGCTCAGGTGGCTGCCGCCGTCCGGCTCGGGAACCTTCCGTCACCTCATCATGCCCGCCATCACGCTGGCCACCGGCTTGGCGGCCATCGTCGCGCGCTTGACGCGCTCCAGCATGTTGGAGGTGCTGCGGGCCGACTTCGTCAGGACCGCCTACGCCAAGGGCCAGACGCCCATGAAGGTCGTCTACCGCCATGCGTTCAGGAACGCCCTGCTTCCCGTCGTGACCATCGTCGGCTTGCAGATGGGGCATCTGCTTGGGGGCGCCATCATCACCGAGACCATCTTCGCGTGGCCGGGCATCGGCCGGCTCCTCATCCAGTCCATCAACGACTACGACTACCCGGTGGTGCAGGCGGCCGTCCTCGTCATCGCCTTCGGCTTCGTGGCCCTGAACCTGCTCGTCGACCTGCTGTACGCGCTGATCGATCCCAGGGTGACGTACCGATGA